Proteins from one Corallococcus exiguus genomic window:
- a CDS encoding c-type cytochrome, which produces MTSRWFLLSTLLLLCAPALAHAEDAAALWDKSCKNCHGPDGRAQTRMGQKESIPDMSRASWQKRESDAELRKVIANGSSHNPKMKAYKDRLTPEQMDALVGYIRTFKAEAKE; this is translated from the coding sequence ATGACCTCGCGGTGGTTCCTGCTGTCCACCCTCCTGCTGCTGTGCGCCCCGGCCCTCGCCCACGCCGAGGACGCCGCCGCCCTCTGGGACAAGAGCTGCAAGAACTGCCACGGCCCGGACGGCCGCGCCCAGACGCGCATGGGCCAGAAGGAGTCCATCCCCGACATGAGCCGGGCCTCCTGGCAGAAGAGGGAGTCGGACGCCGAACTGCGCAAGGTCATCGCCAACGGCTCGTCCCACAACCCCAAGATGAAGGCCTACAAGGACCGGCTCACCCCGGAGCAGATGGACGCCCTGGTGGGATACATCCGCACCTTCAAGGCCGAGGCGAAGGAGTAG